A region from the Actinoplanes sp. OR16 genome encodes:
- a CDS encoding phosphotransferase enzyme family protein encodes MGWDALAQWGDDATRIGPLSGGVANDVWSVRVRGGLAVARLGARSDADLSWETALLAHLDREGLAVPVPIPAADGRLFVDGLVVMTYVEGGPPSTPADWRRVAATLRDLHRLTRGWPQRPGWRSSADLLHADTGTRIDLGAMPADGVARCRAAWARLAGRETCVVHGDPNPRNIRVTADRVALIDWDESHVDVPDLDLVLPGNAAGFDDAALDVAAQASAAWQAAVCWDDDYSIRQLSQVRPI; translated from the coding sequence ATGGGCTGGGATGCGCTCGCGCAGTGGGGTGACGACGCCACGCGAATCGGACCGCTCTCGGGTGGCGTCGCCAACGACGTGTGGAGCGTGCGCGTCCGCGGCGGGCTCGCGGTCGCCCGGCTCGGTGCCCGGAGCGACGCGGATCTGTCCTGGGAGACCGCGCTGCTGGCACATCTGGACCGGGAGGGCCTGGCCGTTCCGGTGCCGATCCCGGCCGCCGACGGCCGGCTGTTCGTGGACGGTCTGGTGGTGATGACCTATGTCGAGGGCGGCCCGCCCTCGACACCGGCCGACTGGCGGCGGGTGGCCGCGACCCTGCGCGACCTGCATCGGCTCACGCGAGGGTGGCCGCAGCGCCCGGGCTGGCGCTCCTCGGCCGACCTGCTGCACGCGGACACCGGTACGCGGATCGACCTCGGCGCGATGCCGGCGGACGGGGTGGCCCGGTGCCGGGCGGCCTGGGCCAGGCTCGCCGGCCGCGAGACGTGCGTCGTGCACGGCGACCCCAACCCGCGCAACATCCGGGTGACCGCGGACCGGGTGGCCCTGATCGACTGGGACGAGTCCCACGTGGACGTGCCCGACCTCGACCTGGTCCTGCCCGGCAACGCGGCCGGATTCGACGACGCCGCCCTCGACGTCGCCGCCCAGGCTTCGGCCGCCTGGCAGGCCGCCGTCTGCTGGGACGACGACTACTCGATCAGGCAGCTGTCCCAGGTGCGGCCGATCTAA
- a CDS encoding MaoC family dehydratase, whose product MATFDPAQHTVVPARRFEDLSVGEVFNAPSRTVTDAHAAAFQTVSADNHPIHYDAEYARAHGHPAPVVHGLQVLAFTAPGATLFPHVIGNVFVAFAGLTAEFHQEVNAGDTLYPSLTIIGLDPRDGTGLVTTRATVHNQRGELVLSGDHRYILRLS is encoded by the coding sequence GTGGCTACTTTCGATCCCGCTCAGCACACCGTCGTCCCGGCTCGCAGGTTCGAGGACCTCAGCGTCGGCGAAGTCTTCAACGCGCCCAGCCGTACCGTCACCGACGCGCACGCCGCCGCCTTCCAGACGGTCTCCGCCGACAACCACCCGATCCACTACGACGCCGAGTACGCCCGCGCGCACGGCCACCCCGCGCCCGTGGTCCACGGCCTGCAGGTGCTGGCGTTCACCGCGCCCGGAGCGACGCTGTTCCCGCACGTCATCGGGAACGTCTTCGTGGCGTTCGCCGGCCTCACCGCCGAGTTCCACCAGGAGGTGAACGCCGGCGACACCCTCTACCCCAGCCTGACGATCATCGGGTTGGACCCGCGCGACGGCACCGGGCTGGTGACGACCCGGGCGACGGTCCACAACCAGCGGGGCGAGCTGGTCCTGTCCGGCGACCACCGGTACATCCTCCGGCTGTCCTGA
- a CDS encoding VOC family protein produces MITKLNVTTIYVHDKDEALEFYVGKLGLEKGNDVQQGSYRWLTVRVPGGETEISLEQPGPPLHDDATAAQIRELLAKGALTGLVLITDDVRKLYETLRSRGVTDFTQEPADHFYGTDMGLRDPSGNPIRILQQG; encoded by the coding sequence ATGATCACGAAGCTGAACGTCACCACGATCTATGTGCACGACAAGGACGAGGCGCTGGAGTTCTACGTCGGCAAGCTCGGCCTGGAGAAGGGCAACGACGTGCAGCAGGGTTCGTACCGCTGGCTGACGGTCCGGGTGCCGGGCGGCGAAACCGAGATCTCCCTCGAACAGCCCGGCCCTCCCCTGCACGACGACGCCACCGCCGCGCAGATCCGCGAGCTGCTCGCCAAGGGGGCGCTGACCGGCCTGGTGCTGATCACCGACGACGTGCGCAAGCTGTACGAGACGCTCAGGTCCCGCGGCGTCACCGACTTCACGCAGGAGCCGGCCGACCACTTCTACGGCACCGACATGGGCCTGCGGGACCCGTCCGGCAACCCGATCCGCATCCTCCAGCAGGGTTAG
- a CDS encoding GntR family transcriptional regulator, protein MPKLVLPPDAPSLADAVAQAVRDGVAAGELVPSVTYSVYQLAELLDVSRSPAREGLLRLAEAGLIEIRRNRGFRVLPPQADDIEEIIGIRVALEPPAARDAAVSGTDAQHAAIRSALSAMAAAPDDASFWRADRELHDLLLHAAGRPRTAAIIERLRTTTALLGPPTTASGRSLAEIHAEHEPVVAAVLARDGAAAEAAMRTHLEATRDLLVANLSA, encoded by the coding sequence ATGCCGAAACTCGTGCTGCCGCCGGACGCCCCCTCCCTCGCCGACGCCGTGGCCCAGGCCGTGCGGGACGGCGTCGCGGCGGGTGAGCTGGTGCCGTCGGTGACGTATTCGGTGTATCAGCTGGCTGAGCTGCTGGACGTCTCCCGCAGCCCGGCTCGGGAGGGGCTGCTGCGGCTCGCCGAGGCCGGGCTCATCGAGATCCGGCGCAACCGCGGATTCCGCGTGCTGCCGCCCCAGGCCGACGACATCGAGGAGATCATCGGCATCCGGGTGGCCCTCGAACCGCCGGCCGCCCGCGACGCCGCCGTCTCCGGGACCGACGCCCAGCACGCCGCGATCCGTTCGGCGCTGTCGGCGATGGCGGCCGCCCCCGACGACGCGTCGTTCTGGCGCGCCGACCGGGAACTGCACGACCTGCTGCTGCACGCCGCCGGCAGACCGCGCACGGCCGCCATCATCGAACGCCTGCGGACCACGACAGCCCTGCTGGGCCCGCCGACGACCGCGAGCGGCCGTTCCCTCGCCGAGATCCACGCCGAGCACGAGCCGGTCGTCGCCGCCGTCCTGGCCCGCGACGGCGCCGCCGCCGAAGCCGCGATGCGAACCCATCTGGAAGCCACCCGCGACCTGCTGGTCGCCAACCTGAGCGCCTAG
- a CDS encoding FAD-binding and (Fe-S)-binding domain-containing protein encodes MSEQANGVVEALTKAGLEVRSDPGTRGMYASDASLYRIPPIAVVRPRGVDEVAASLAVARETGVPITSRGAGTSVAGNAVGRGIVLDFSRHMNKVLDIDPAAKTAVVEPGTVHAVLQKAAAPHGVRFGPDPSTWPRCTIGGMIGNNACGSRSLAYGRTSDNVAGLELMTAAGDTFATGYQDDSPFVRGADDLLADIRNVLSGHLATTRTEFDRFGRQVSGYAAHHLLPERFDLTQALVGSEGTLAVITKATVKLVVDAPVRVVVVLGFRDIVAAGEASPAVVAHGPTSCEGLDSRLLDVLRARRGPDAVPPLPTGGAWLFVELAGDDKGEVLARARKLAADGIGDDALVVEDPATQARLWRIREDGAGLAGRAPSDKPAWPGWEDAAVPPAKLGAYLARFDELVASYDMTSAPFGHFGDGCMHVRLDFPLDQPGGTKIMREFLIDAAKLVGEFGGSLSGEHGDGRARSELLPHMYSADAISMFAQIKHAFDPGNLLNPGVLVDPDPVDADVRAAFKKPLKQLAMAYPHDDGDLAQAVHRCTGVGKCRADNSAAGGVMCPSFLATREEKDSTRGRARVLQEVVRGELPWSHASVHDAMDLCLACKGCASDCPTGIDMATYKSEVLHQTYQGRLRPRSHYTLGRLPMWARLAGWMPRLANLGTRLPGIRGLALRLAGVDSRRSVPAFARRPFRRTFKKVESARKPVVLFADSFSDAFSPEVAEATVRVLRAAGYEPRLPSGSVCCGLTWITTGQLDSAKKILLRTVEALSEDAHAGIPIIGIEPSCTAVLRSDVHELLPGNADAVAVSQQVHTLAELLAKTPDWTPPDLSDVEVVAQPHCHHHAVLGWKTDADLLAASGARVKRLAGCCGLAGNFGVELGHYEVSVAVAEQNLLPALDASPDAVVLADGFSCRTQVADLRDRPAVHLAQLLDR; translated from the coding sequence ATGAGCGAGCAGGCGAACGGCGTGGTGGAGGCCCTGACCAAGGCGGGCCTCGAGGTGCGATCCGACCCGGGCACCCGGGGGATGTACGCGTCGGACGCCTCCCTCTACCGCATCCCGCCGATCGCCGTGGTCCGCCCGCGCGGCGTCGACGAGGTGGCCGCGTCCCTCGCCGTCGCCCGCGAGACCGGCGTGCCGATCACCTCGCGCGGCGCCGGCACGTCGGTGGCCGGCAACGCGGTCGGCCGGGGCATCGTGCTCGACTTCTCCCGGCACATGAACAAGGTGCTCGACATCGACCCGGCGGCGAAGACGGCGGTGGTCGAGCCGGGCACCGTGCACGCCGTGCTGCAGAAGGCCGCCGCGCCGCACGGTGTCCGCTTCGGCCCCGACCCGTCGACCTGGCCGCGCTGCACCATCGGCGGCATGATCGGCAACAACGCGTGTGGTTCGCGGTCCCTCGCCTACGGCCGGACCTCGGACAACGTCGCAGGCCTGGAGCTGATGACGGCGGCAGGCGACACTTTCGCCACCGGATATCAGGATGATTCCCCATTCGTACGCGGAGCCGACGACCTGCTGGCGGACATCCGGAATGTCCTGAGCGGCCACCTCGCCACCACACGGACCGAATTCGATCGCTTCGGCCGCCAGGTCTCCGGCTACGCCGCCCACCACCTGCTCCCGGAGCGGTTCGACCTGACCCAGGCGCTGGTCGGCTCCGAGGGCACCCTCGCCGTCATCACGAAGGCGACCGTCAAGCTGGTGGTCGACGCGCCGGTCCGGGTCGTCGTCGTGCTCGGCTTCCGGGACATCGTCGCGGCCGGCGAAGCCTCCCCGGCCGTGGTGGCGCACGGCCCGACCTCCTGCGAGGGCCTCGACTCCCGCCTGCTCGACGTGCTGCGCGCCCGCCGCGGCCCGGACGCCGTCCCGCCGCTGCCGACCGGCGGCGCCTGGCTCTTCGTGGAGCTGGCCGGCGACGACAAGGGCGAGGTCCTGGCCCGCGCGCGGAAGCTGGCCGCCGACGGCATCGGCGACGACGCGCTGGTCGTCGAGGACCCGGCGACGCAGGCCCGGCTGTGGCGGATCCGCGAGGACGGCGCCGGCCTGGCCGGTCGCGCCCCGTCGGACAAGCCCGCCTGGCCCGGCTGGGAGGACGCCGCGGTGCCACCGGCGAAGCTCGGCGCCTACCTGGCCCGGTTCGACGAGCTGGTCGCGTCCTACGACATGACGTCCGCGCCGTTCGGGCACTTCGGCGACGGCTGCATGCACGTGCGCCTCGACTTCCCGCTGGACCAGCCCGGCGGCACCAAGATCATGCGCGAGTTCCTGATCGACGCGGCGAAGCTGGTCGGCGAGTTCGGCGGCTCGCTCTCCGGTGAGCACGGCGACGGCCGGGCCCGCTCCGAACTGCTGCCGCACATGTACTCGGCGGACGCGATCAGCATGTTCGCGCAGATCAAGCACGCGTTCGACCCCGGCAATCTGCTCAACCCCGGTGTTCTGGTGGACCCGGATCCGGTCGACGCCGACGTACGAGCGGCCTTCAAGAAGCCCTTGAAGCAATTGGCGATGGCCTATCCGCACGATGACGGCGATCTGGCTCAGGCGGTGCACCGGTGCACTGGCGTCGGTAAATGCCGGGCCGACAATTCCGCGGCCGGTGGCGTGATGTGCCCGTCGTTCCTCGCGACCCGCGAGGAGAAGGATTCGACGCGGGGCCGCGCCCGGGTGCTGCAGGAGGTCGTGCGGGGCGAACTGCCGTGGTCGCACGCATCCGTCCACGACGCGATGGATCTCTGTCTGGCCTGCAAGGGCTGCGCGTCGGACTGCCCGACCGGCATCGACATGGCGACCTACAAGTCCGAGGTCCTGCACCAGACCTACCAGGGTCGTCTCCGTCCGCGTTCGCATTACACGCTCGGGAGACTGCCGATGTGGGCACGTCTCGCCGGCTGGATGCCGCGTCTCGCGAACCTCGGCACGCGCCTTCCCGGAATTCGCGGACTGGCACTCCGGCTCGCCGGTGTGGACAGCCGTCGTTCGGTGCCGGCGTTCGCCCGCAGGCCTTTCCGGCGTACCTTCAAAAAGGTTGAATCCGCACGCAAACCGGTCGTCCTCTTCGCCGATTCGTTCTCCGACGCCTTCTCGCCGGAAGTGGCCGAGGCGACCGTCCGGGTGCTGCGCGCCGCCGGCTACGAACCACGCCTGCCCAGCGGCTCGGTCTGCTGCGGCCTGACCTGGATCACGACCGGGCAGCTCGATTCCGCCAAGAAGATCCTCCTTCGTACGGTGGAAGCCCTGTCCGAAGATGCCCACGCCGGAATCCCGATCATCGGCATCGAGCCGTCCTGCACGGCCGTCCTCCGGTCCGACGTGCACGAGCTGCTGCCCGGCAACGCCGACGCCGTCGCCGTGTCCCAGCAGGTCCACACCCTGGCCGAACTGCTGGCGAAGACGCCGGACTGGACGCCGCCGGACCTCTCAGACGTCGAAGTCGTCGCGCAGCCGCACTGCCACCACCACGCCGTCCTCGGCTGGAAGACCGATGCTGATCTGCTGGCCGCCAGCGGCGCCCGCGTGAAGCGGCTCGCCGGATGCTGCGGTCTGGCCGGCAACTTCGGGGTGGAGCTGGGGCACTACGAGGTGTCCGTGGCAGTCGCCGAACAGAACCTGCTGCCGGCCCTCGACGCCTCCCCGGACGCCGTGGTCCTGGCCGACGGCTTCTCCTGCCGCACCCAGGTGGCCGACCTCCGCGACCGTCCCGCCGTCCACCTGGCCCAGCTCCTGGACCGCTGA